One genomic region from Streptomyces sp. NBC_01304 encodes:
- a CDS encoding discoidin domain-containing protein — protein sequence MISKGKPATASSNEDSTFTPGKAVDGNATTRWASKEGVDPQWIKIDLGANSTVSKVKLSWEAAYAKAYRVEISADGTTWTRLATETAGNGGTDEWTGLSGKGRYLRVYGTARGTAYGYSLFEAEVYGTSGTGPTDPPTDPPTDPPTGAFTVVGAGDIAGQCNASDANCQHFKTADRAAAIKPDFYLTMGDNQYDDAHIEDFRNYYDKSWGRFKANTYPVPGNHESYDDYENRDEKAYREYFGARATPQGKMWYSYNRGNWHFVALNSNRFDEKGQLDWLKADLAANSKKCVAAYWHEPLFSSGDHGNVPVSRPVWEMLEASKAELVLNGHDHHYERFAPQTRDAKADPNGIVEIIGGAGGKDLYGAGDTVQPNSAKRIWDKYGVLKLDFTDTGFRSQFVETNGTVLDTSPTYSCH from the coding sequence TTGATCTCCAAGGGCAAGCCCGCGACCGCGTCCTCCAACGAGGACTCGACGTTCACCCCGGGCAAGGCGGTCGACGGCAACGCGACCACCCGGTGGGCCAGCAAGGAGGGCGTCGACCCCCAGTGGATCAAGATCGACCTCGGCGCGAACTCCACCGTCTCCAAGGTGAAGCTCTCCTGGGAGGCCGCGTACGCCAAGGCCTATCGCGTGGAGATCTCCGCCGACGGCACCACCTGGACCCGTCTCGCCACCGAGACCGCGGGCAACGGCGGCACCGACGAGTGGACCGGCCTGTCCGGCAAGGGCCGCTACCTGCGGGTGTACGGCACCGCGCGGGGCACCGCCTACGGCTACTCCCTGTTCGAGGCCGAGGTCTACGGCACCAGCGGCACGGGTCCCACGGACCCGCCGACCGATCCGCCGACCGACCCGCCCACGGGCGCTTTCACCGTGGTGGGCGCGGGTGACATCGCCGGTCAGTGCAACGCGAGCGACGCGAACTGCCAGCACTTCAAGACCGCCGACCGGGCCGCGGCCATCAAGCCGGACTTCTATCTGACGATGGGCGACAACCAGTACGACGACGCCCACATCGAAGACTTCCGGAACTACTACGACAAGTCCTGGGGCCGCTTCAAGGCCAACACCTACCCGGTGCCCGGCAATCACGAGTCCTACGACGACTACGAGAACCGGGACGAGAAGGCCTACCGCGAGTACTTCGGCGCCCGCGCCACCCCGCAGGGCAAGATGTGGTACTCGTACAACCGCGGCAACTGGCACTTCGTCGCCCTGAACTCCAACCGCTTCGACGAGAAGGGGCAGTTGGACTGGCTCAAGGCGGACCTGGCCGCCAACAGCAAGAAGTGTGTGGCCGCCTACTGGCACGAGCCGCTGTTCAGCTCCGGCGACCACGGCAACGTACCGGTCAGCCGGCCGGTGTGGGAGATGCTCGAGGCCTCCAAGGCCGAGCTGGTCCTCAACGGCCATGACCACCACTACGAGCGGTTCGCTCCGCAGACCCGTGACGCCAAGGCCGATCCGAACGGCATCGTCGAGATCATCGGCGGCGCGGGCGGCAAGGACCTGTACGGCGCGGGCGACACCGTCCAGCCCAACAGCGCCAAGCGGATCTGGGACAAGTACGGCGTGCTGAAGCTCGACTTCACCGACACCGGCTTCCGCTCGCAGTTCGTCGAGACCAACGGCACCGTCCTCGACACCAGCCCCACGTACTCCTGCCACTGA
- a CDS encoding MFS transporter: MYLAAGRSGPSPAPARPSPVTAPEPGTEPGTGRRARVTSTVVALGAVSLVTDISSEMVTAVLPLYLVLGLGLNPLQFGFLDGLYNGVTAFVRLAGGHAADRWQRHRLVAGSGYALSAVCKLGLLLAGSSTPALSTALAADRVGKGVRTAPRDALISLSCDERDLGRAFGVHRAMDTTGALLGPLAAFALLWLTADAYDAVFVVSFCFGLFGVLLLYAFVPGRESTPAPKGEATKASKAEAPTLASAFRLLALPAFRRVLVTAGLLGLVSVGDGFLYLVLQKRLDLDTAYFPLLPLGSAAVYLLLAVPLGRAADRIGRRIPYLLGHLALLGAYLALFSPATGWTLTLTVVLLLGTFYAATDGVLMALGGPAIPKEQRASGMALLQSGQAVGRLLASVLFGAVWTMWSMHTALALASAALAAALFAARVLLPARLPEPR; the protein is encoded by the coding sequence ATGTACCTCGCCGCCGGCAGGAGCGGCCCGTCGCCCGCCCCTGCGCGTCCCTCCCCCGTCACCGCCCCCGAACCCGGCACTGAACCCGGCACCGGCCGCCGGGCCCGCGTGACCTCCACCGTCGTCGCCCTCGGCGCGGTCAGCCTGGTCACCGACATCTCGTCCGAGATGGTCACCGCCGTCCTTCCCCTCTACCTCGTGCTCGGACTGGGCCTGAATCCCCTGCAGTTCGGCTTCCTGGACGGGCTCTACAACGGCGTCACCGCCTTCGTCCGGCTGGCCGGCGGGCACGCCGCCGACCGCTGGCAGCGCCACCGTCTGGTGGCCGGATCCGGTTACGCCCTGTCCGCCGTCTGCAAGTTGGGGCTGCTACTCGCCGGGAGCTCCACCCCGGCCCTGTCCACGGCACTCGCCGCCGACCGGGTGGGCAAGGGCGTCCGGACGGCACCGCGCGACGCGTTGATCTCGCTCAGCTGCGACGAGCGCGATCTCGGCCGGGCCTTCGGTGTGCACCGGGCGATGGACACGACCGGCGCCCTGCTCGGACCGCTGGCGGCCTTCGCCCTGCTGTGGCTGACGGCGGACGCCTACGACGCGGTGTTCGTCGTGAGCTTCTGCTTCGGCCTGTTCGGCGTGCTGCTGCTGTACGCCTTCGTCCCGGGCCGCGAGTCGACGCCGGCCCCGAAGGGCGAGGCGACCAAGGCTTCCAAGGCCGAGGCGCCCACCCTCGCGTCGGCCTTCCGGCTGCTCGCCCTTCCCGCCTTTCGCCGGGTGCTGGTCACGGCGGGCCTGCTCGGTCTGGTGTCGGTCGGCGACGGCTTCCTGTATCTCGTCCTGCAGAAACGACTCGACCTGGACACCGCCTACTTCCCGCTGCTCCCGCTGGGGAGTGCGGCCGTGTATCTGCTGCTCGCCGTGCCGCTCGGCCGGGCCGCGGACCGGATCGGGCGCCGCATCCCTTACCTGCTCGGGCACTTGGCGCTCCTCGGCGCCTACCTGGCGCTGTTCTCCCCGGCCACCGGCTGGACACTGACCCTGACGGTGGTGCTCCTGCTCGGCACGTTCTACGCCGCAACCGACGGTGTCCTCATGGCACTTGGCGGTCCGGCGATTCCGAAGGAGCAGCGGGCGTCCGGGATGGCGCTGCTGCAGTCGGGGCAGGCGGTCGGCCGGCTGCTCGCCTCGGTCCTGTTCGGCGCCGTCTGGACGATGTGGAGCATGCACACCGCCCTGGCGCTCGCGTCCGCCGCGCTGGCGGCCGCCCTGTTCGCCGCCCGCGTCCTCCTGCCCGCGCGCCTCCCGGAGCCCCGATGA
- a CDS encoding phosphotransferase enzyme family protein, which translates to MDEARAREVLAGAGLAGDAELLALGENAVFASGDLVVKVGRDAPELLDRAGRELRIADWLEACEVPAVRAAESKPRLVDGHPVTLWHRLGAPVRPAEPADLAPLLRLVHTLPPPSFALPRRELLGGVERWLRLAGDAIDPADADYLRERRDGFAAAAAALTPHLPPGPIHGDALPRNVQVGTNGPTLVDLETFSSDFREHDLVVLALSRDRYGLDPAAYDAFTAAYGWDVREWEGCAVLRGARETASCAWVSQHAPTNPKALTEFRRRVASLRDADASIRWLPF; encoded by the coding sequence ATGGACGAGGCGCGGGCGCGCGAGGTGCTGGCCGGGGCCGGCCTGGCGGGCGATGCGGAGCTCCTGGCGCTCGGCGAGAACGCCGTCTTCGCCTCCGGCGACCTGGTCGTCAAGGTGGGCCGGGACGCGCCCGAACTCCTGGACCGGGCCGGGCGCGAGCTGCGAATCGCGGACTGGCTGGAGGCGTGCGAGGTCCCGGCCGTACGGGCCGCGGAGTCCAAGCCCCGCCTGGTGGACGGGCATCCGGTCACGCTCTGGCACCGCCTGGGCGCACCGGTCCGCCCCGCCGAACCGGCCGACCTGGCCCCCCTGCTCCGCCTGGTGCACACCCTGCCTCCCCCCTCCTTCGCACTGCCGCGCCGTGAACTGCTCGGCGGGGTCGAGCGCTGGCTGCGCCTCGCCGGCGACGCGATCGACCCGGCCGACGCGGACTATCTGCGCGAGCGCAGGGACGGCTTCGCCGCGGCAGCCGCGGCCCTGACTCCGCACCTGCCGCCGGGCCCGATCCACGGCGACGCTCTGCCCCGAAACGTCCAGGTCGGGACCAACGGCCCGACGCTGGTGGACCTGGAGACGTTCTCCAGCGACTTCCGCGAGCACGACCTCGTGGTCCTGGCCCTCTCCCGCGACCGCTACGGACTCGACCCGGCCGCGTACGACGCGTTCACCGCCGCCTACGGCTGGGACGTACGGGAGTGGGAGGGCTGCGCGGTCCTGCGCGGAGCCCGCGAGACGGCAAGCTGCGCCTGGGTGTCCCAGCACGCCCCGACCAACCCGAAGGCCCTTACGGAGTTCCGCCGCCGAGTCGCCTCCCTCCGCGACGCCGACGCATCGATCCGCTGGCTCCCCTTCTGA
- a CDS encoding 3'-5' exonuclease: protein MGWHRELLIGFDLETTGTDPREARIVTGALVEVKGGEPIGRREWLADPGIPIPQEAVDVHGITNERATSEGRPADRVADELARALTGYWLEGVPVVAYNAAFDLTLLAAELQRHGLPSLRERLGGIGPAPVVDPYTIDRSVDRYRKGKRNLEAVCTEYGIALDAAHDATADALAAARVACAIAERHPKVAALGPAALHVKQIEWYAEWAADFQEFLRRKGDSGAVVESEWPVREILG from the coding sequence ATGGGCTGGCACCGGGAGCTGCTGATCGGCTTCGACCTGGAAACCACCGGCACGGACCCGCGCGAGGCGCGGATCGTCACGGGGGCGCTGGTGGAGGTCAAGGGCGGGGAGCCGATAGGACGCCGGGAGTGGCTGGCCGATCCAGGCATCCCGATCCCGCAAGAGGCCGTCGACGTGCACGGCATCACCAATGAGCGGGCCACCTCCGAGGGCCGCCCGGCCGACCGGGTCGCCGACGAGCTCGCCCGCGCGCTCACCGGCTACTGGCTGGAGGGCGTCCCGGTCGTCGCGTACAACGCGGCGTTCGACCTGACGCTGCTCGCGGCCGAGCTCCAGCGCCACGGACTGCCGTCGCTGCGCGAGCGGCTCGGCGGGATCGGCCCCGCGCCGGTCGTCGACCCGTACACGATCGACCGCTCCGTCGACCGCTACCGGAAGGGGAAGCGGAACCTCGAGGCGGTCTGCACGGAGTACGGGATCGCGCTGGACGCGGCGCACGACGCCACGGCCGACGCCCTCGCCGCGGCCCGCGTCGCCTGCGCGATAGCGGAGCGCCACCCGAAGGTCGCGGCACTCGGCCCGGCGGCGCTGCACGTCAAGCAGATCGAGTGGTACGCGGAGTGGGCGGCGGACTTCCAGGAGTTCCTGCGGAGGAAGGGGGACTCGGGGGCGGTCGTTGAGTCGGAGTGGCCGGTTCGGGAGATCTTGGGCTGA
- a CDS encoding SAV2148 family HEPN domain-containing protein: protein MNSGGLELPPGDGGRDADPVSTSGSADVPPSAVSLARPMDAASQIGPELDWGVDAWREVRTRAQRAGRAYIWLNLVEQRLRAVVAAVLRPVYEPVHGEDWVVAAAGPAGQEWVQRAVAVREVSRRKGYLLDPADDNVLSFLTLPQLRELMVQHWPCFEPYFDDRRDLELALDELEVTRNVVSRNRALSETVLAQAERASSRLLDILSADSGVPSARRLPVDAVEDLVGDRYADVVGVHPDRVRLLRQFPAEDLFGGARRLDAIGIGLNLLVQNFSGRRLVRLAESGSRVRLLFLNPASSAVRRRERELGLKKGELSRSVEMNILHMRRVRARLRDPGAFQIQVFDETPRFTAYLVDGDGPDGVAVVQSYLRRTRGMEAPVLVLRGGGRVVKPGEEGEHGLFETYREEFEAVWADSRAVS, encoded by the coding sequence GTGAACTCGGGTGGGCTGGAGTTGCCCCCTGGGGACGGAGGACGGGACGCTGATCCCGTATCGACTTCCGGCTCCGCGGACGTCCCGCCCTCAGCGGTGTCCCTGGCCCGTCCGATGGACGCGGCGTCCCAGATCGGCCCGGAGCTGGACTGGGGCGTTGACGCCTGGCGCGAGGTGCGTACGCGCGCCCAGCGGGCCGGGCGGGCCTACATCTGGCTGAACCTCGTGGAGCAGCGGCTGCGCGCCGTCGTGGCCGCTGTGCTCCGCCCCGTCTACGAACCCGTCCACGGCGAGGACTGGGTGGTCGCGGCCGCCGGACCGGCCGGTCAGGAGTGGGTCCAGCGCGCCGTCGCCGTACGCGAAGTCAGCCGCCGCAAGGGCTATTTGCTGGACCCGGCCGACGACAATGTGCTGAGTTTCCTCACTCTCCCGCAGCTGCGGGAGCTCATGGTGCAGCACTGGCCGTGCTTCGAGCCGTACTTCGACGACCGCCGCGACCTCGAGCTCGCCCTGGACGAGCTCGAGGTCACGCGGAACGTCGTCTCCCGCAACCGCGCCCTGTCCGAGACCGTCCTCGCCCAGGCCGAGCGGGCCTCGTCCCGGCTGCTCGACATACTCTCCGCCGACTCCGGCGTCCCCTCCGCGCGCCGGCTTCCGGTGGACGCCGTCGAGGATCTGGTCGGCGACCGGTACGCGGATGTGGTGGGCGTCCACCCGGACCGCGTACGGCTGCTCCGTCAGTTCCCGGCCGAGGACCTGTTCGGCGGGGCGCGCCGCCTCGACGCGATCGGGATAGGCCTCAATCTCCTCGTCCAGAACTTCTCCGGGCGCCGCCTGGTGCGGCTCGCGGAGTCCGGCAGCCGGGTGCGGCTGCTCTTCCTCAATCCCGCGTCCAGCGCGGTGCGGCGGCGCGAGCGGGAACTCGGCCTGAAGAAGGGCGAGTTGAGCCGCTCCGTCGAGATGAACATCCTGCACATGCGGCGGGTGCGGGCCCGGCTGAGGGACCCCGGGGCGTTCCAGATCCAGGTCTTCGACGAGACGCCCCGCTTCACCGCGTACCTGGTCGACGGGGACGGCCCGGACGGCGTCGCGGTCGTCCAGTCCTATCTGCGCCGCACCCGCGGCATGGAGGCCCCGGTGCTCGTGCTGCGCGGCGGGGGCCGCGTGGTGAAGCCGGGCGAGGAGGGCGAGCACGGGCTCTTCGAGACGTACCGCGAGGAGTTCGAGGCGGTGTGGGCGGACTCACGGGCGGTGTCCTGA
- a CDS encoding copper amine oxidase: MHVNRLAGARKRAATVLAATALLGTAVAAAGPATAAPSAPQAPAAAPGCSAAYQIEQTLDGGTTWRMCWHYNTLSGVVLDNISYQPKNEPKPIPVLTSARLAQVHVPYDDGEAEYDDVTGTDFGQALQPLKPAECPGGTIKTVKVQGTGNVNGLCTTTRARGHAYRMSPMGQPNKVWQSQGKDLLIYSVNKASWYEYITEWRFSSDGTITSNVGATGSLSPYDYNGADGRGWPIGKGARDYAESHSHNVFWRLNFGLDGSAKSKVEQYDSKVTAPVGDGSPKTKTTRTPVTKELTGDVKGMRWWRVVSTAGKNKDGHPRSYEIVPGHTVKHPGRNFSNHDVYFTEYKKCEAWASGNYGCGGPNAAPQSVDNYVNGQTLTHPITWVNIGFHHIARDEDQQPMPVHWQGFSLAPRDVTAMNPLTPADLANQNGNTEGGS; the protein is encoded by the coding sequence ATGCACGTCAACAGACTTGCGGGCGCCCGCAAGCGAGCCGCCACGGTCCTCGCGGCCACCGCGCTCCTGGGCACCGCCGTCGCCGCGGCCGGCCCCGCCACCGCCGCCCCGAGCGCCCCGCAGGCCCCTGCCGCGGCGCCGGGCTGTTCGGCCGCGTACCAGATCGAGCAGACCCTCGACGGCGGCACCACCTGGCGCATGTGCTGGCACTACAACACGCTGTCCGGGGTCGTCCTGGACAACATCAGCTACCAGCCGAAGAACGAGCCCAAGCCGATACCGGTCCTCACCAGCGCCCGCCTCGCGCAGGTGCACGTGCCGTACGACGACGGCGAGGCCGAGTACGACGACGTCACCGGCACCGACTTCGGCCAGGCGCTGCAGCCGCTGAAGCCCGCCGAGTGCCCCGGCGGCACCATCAAGACCGTCAAGGTCCAGGGCACCGGCAATGTGAACGGCCTGTGCACCACCACGCGCGCGCGTGGCCACGCCTACCGCATGTCGCCCATGGGCCAGCCCAACAAGGTCTGGCAGTCCCAGGGCAAGGACCTGCTGATCTACTCGGTCAACAAGGCCTCCTGGTACGAGTACATCACCGAGTGGCGCTTCTCCTCCGACGGCACCATCACCTCCAACGTCGGTGCCACCGGCAGCCTTTCGCCCTACGACTACAACGGCGCGGACGGCCGCGGCTGGCCCATCGGCAAGGGCGCCCGCGACTACGCCGAGTCGCACAGCCACAACGTCTTCTGGCGCCTCAACTTCGGCCTCGACGGCTCCGCGAAGTCCAAGGTCGAGCAGTACGACTCCAAGGTCACCGCGCCCGTCGGCGACGGCTCACCGAAGACGAAGACGACCCGCACGCCCGTCACCAAGGAACTCACCGGCGACGTCAAGGGCATGCGCTGGTGGCGCGTCGTCAGCACGGCCGGCAAGAACAAGGACGGCCACCCGCGTTCGTACGAGATCGTCCCCGGCCACACCGTGAAGCACCCGGGCCGCAACTTCTCCAACCACGACGTGTACTTCACCGAGTACAAGAAGTGCGAGGCGTGGGCGAGCGGCAACTACGGCTGCGGCGGCCCCAACGCGGCGCCCCAGAGCGTCGACAACTATGTGAACGGCCAGACGCTGACCCACCCGATCACGTGGGTCAACATCGGGTTCCACCACATCGCCCGGGACGAGGACCAGCAGCCGATGCCGGTCCACTGGCAGGGCTTCTCCCTCGCCCCGCGTGATGTGACCGCTATGAATCCGCTCACGCCCGCCGACCTCGCGAACCAGAACGGCAATACAGAGGGCGGGAGTTGA
- a CDS encoding Tat pathway signal sequence domain protein yields the protein MRNLVRQNLGKVVAGAAVALTGTAIAVAVALPGAAGAGERDAKAEANAAAQQAVRPGVVEKAPAEGDKGVGSDPLTDDEIKKAEQLAMGGGLQRSARDVEGDRGPQHLSTNLTEVDPSEVGDATPARRAEIVYYDYKADALVTKTVNLDTGKVEDTQTAKGAQPPPAKDEMREAAELLIADPLGADLKKDYKDATGKALTSADQLELSGFIFRKATAPRAPGALAKCGEHRCLSVVSKVANGPWIDTRNLVVDLSDRKVTKLG from the coding sequence GTGCGCAATCTAGTGCGCCAAAACCTCGGCAAAGTAGTCGCCGGTGCGGCCGTCGCGCTCACCGGTACGGCCATCGCAGTGGCCGTCGCGCTGCCGGGGGCGGCGGGGGCCGGGGAGCGGGACGCCAAGGCCGAGGCCAACGCCGCGGCCCAGCAGGCCGTGCGGCCGGGCGTCGTGGAGAAGGCGCCCGCCGAGGGGGACAAGGGCGTCGGCAGCGACCCGCTGACCGACGACGAGATCAAGAAGGCCGAGCAGCTCGCCATGGGCGGCGGCCTGCAGCGCTCCGCGCGGGACGTGGAAGGGGATCGGGGCCCGCAGCACCTGTCCACCAACCTCACCGAGGTCGACCCGTCCGAGGTCGGCGACGCCACACCGGCGCGCCGCGCCGAGATCGTCTACTACGACTACAAGGCCGACGCCCTCGTCACCAAGACGGTCAATCTGGACACCGGCAAGGTCGAGGACACCCAGACGGCGAAGGGCGCCCAGCCGCCCCCCGCCAAGGACGAAATGCGCGAGGCCGCCGAGCTGTTGATCGCCGACCCGCTCGGCGCCGACCTCAAGAAGGACTACAAGGACGCCACCGGCAAGGCCCTGACCTCGGCGGACCAGCTGGAGCTGAGCGGCTTCATCTTCCGCAAGGCCACCGCACCCCGGGCCCCGGGCGCTCTCGCGAAGTGCGGCGAGCACCGCTGCCTCTCCGTCGTCAGCAAGGTCGCCAACGGCCCCTGGATCGACACCAGGAACCTCGTCGTCGACCTGAGCGACCGCAAGGTGACCAAGCTCGGCTGA
- the glgX gene encoding glycogen debranching protein GlgX codes for MQVWPGQAYPLGATYDGAGTNFAVFSEAAHRIELCLLHDDGSETAVELRESDAFVRHAYLPGIMPGQRYGFRAHGPYEPGDGQRTNSAKLLLDPYARAVSGAVDWGEEVYGYHFDNPEERNDLDSAPHTMTSVVVNPYFDWADDRPPRTPYNETVIYEAHVKGLTKLHPALPEELRGTYAALAHPAVIEHLTELGVTAIELMPVHQFVTDHRLADQGLANYWGYNTIGFFAPHNAYASWGDRGQQVLEFKSAVRALHEAGIEVILDVVYNHTAEGNHLGPTLSFRGLDNASYYRLTDDPRYYMDTTGTGNSLLMRSPHVLQLIMDSLRYWVTEMHVDGFRFDLAATLARQFHEVDRLSSFFDLVQQDPIVSQVKLIAEPWDVGEGGYQVGNFPPLWTEWNGMYRDTVRDLWRGEPRTLAEFASRLTGSSDLYQDDGRRPLASINFVTCHDGFTLRDLVSYNEKHNAANGEDNRDGESHNRSWNCGTEGETDDPEVRELRDRQMRNFIATLMLSQGVPMLSHGDELGRTQGGNNNAYCQDSEIAWVHWPDPDDENDAQGSLTAFTRAMAWLRRDHPVFRRRRFFHGRPVEGTHDDLSDISWFTPGGKAMRQRDWNRAHARALTVFLNGNAISEPGARGERIQDDSFLLMFNASPTPQEFVVPVDHGRQWQVVVDTSRPEGVPPGKGPKVGAGERLQLTDRSLTVLQRPA; via the coding sequence ATGCAGGTCTGGCCTGGACAGGCGTATCCGCTCGGCGCGACGTACGACGGCGCCGGCACCAATTTCGCGGTCTTCTCGGAGGCCGCCCACCGAATCGAGCTGTGCCTTCTGCACGACGACGGCTCGGAGACGGCGGTGGAACTGCGCGAGTCCGACGCGTTCGTACGGCATGCCTACCTGCCCGGGATCATGCCCGGGCAGCGGTACGGCTTCCGCGCGCACGGACCGTACGAACCCGGGGACGGGCAGCGCACCAACTCCGCGAAACTGCTGCTCGATCCGTACGCGCGCGCCGTCAGCGGCGCCGTGGACTGGGGCGAGGAGGTGTACGGCTACCACTTCGACAACCCGGAGGAGCGCAACGACCTGGACTCGGCGCCGCACACGATGACTTCGGTGGTGGTGAATCCTTACTTCGACTGGGCGGACGACCGGCCGCCGCGCACGCCGTACAACGAGACGGTGATCTACGAGGCCCATGTGAAGGGCCTCACCAAGCTGCATCCCGCGCTTCCCGAGGAGTTACGCGGTACGTACGCCGCCCTCGCGCACCCGGCGGTCATCGAGCACCTCACGGAGCTGGGCGTGACCGCGATCGAGCTGATGCCGGTGCACCAGTTCGTCACCGACCACCGCCTGGCCGACCAGGGCCTCGCCAACTACTGGGGCTACAACACGATCGGCTTCTTCGCCCCGCACAACGCCTATGCCTCGTGGGGCGACCGGGGCCAGCAGGTCCTGGAGTTCAAGTCGGCCGTACGCGCCCTGCACGAAGCGGGCATCGAGGTCATTCTGGACGTGGTCTACAACCACACGGCGGAGGGCAACCACCTCGGTCCCACCCTGTCCTTCCGGGGCCTGGACAACGCCTCCTACTACCGGCTCACGGACGACCCGCGCTACTACATGGACACCACCGGGACCGGCAACTCCCTGCTCATGCGCTCCCCGCACGTCCTGCAGCTGATCATGGACTCGCTGCGCTACTGGGTCACCGAGATGCACGTGGACGGCTTCCGCTTCGACCTCGCGGCGACGCTGGCGCGGCAGTTCCACGAGGTGGACCGGCTTTCGTCGTTCTTCGACCTGGTGCAGCAGGACCCGATCGTGAGCCAGGTGAAGCTGATCGCCGAGCCGTGGGACGTCGGCGAGGGCGGCTACCAGGTGGGCAACTTCCCGCCGCTGTGGACCGAGTGGAACGGCATGTACCGGGACACCGTGCGCGACCTGTGGCGCGGCGAGCCGCGCACGCTCGCGGAGTTCGCGTCCCGGCTGACCGGCTCGTCCGACCTCTACCAGGACGACGGGCGCCGCCCGCTGGCCTCGATCAACTTCGTGACCTGCCACGACGGCTTCACCCTGCGCGACCTGGTGTCGTACAACGAGAAGCACAACGCCGCCAACGGCGAGGACAACCGCGACGGCGAGAGCCACAACCGCTCGTGGAACTGCGGCACGGAGGGCGAGACCGACGACCCGGAGGTGCGCGAACTCCGGGACCGCCAGATGCGGAACTTCATCGCCACCCTGATGCTGTCGCAGGGCGTCCCGATGCTCAGCCACGGCGATGAACTCGGCCGCACCCAGGGCGGCAACAACAACGCCTACTGCCAGGACAGCGAGATCGCCTGGGTGCACTGGCCCGACCCCGACGACGAGAACGACGCCCAAGGGTCGTTGACGGCCTTCACGCGCGCGATGGCGTGGCTGCGGCGCGACCATCCGGTCTTCCGCAGGCGGCGGTTCTTCCACGGGCGGCCGGTCGAGGGCACGCACGACGACCTGTCGGACATCTCCTGGTTCACCCCGGGCGGCAAGGCAATGCGGCAGCGCGACTGGAACCGCGCACACGCGCGTGCGCTCACCGTCTTCCTGAACGGCAATGCGATCTCCGAGCCGGGCGCACGCGGCGAGCGCATCCAGGACGATTCGTTCCTGCTGATGTTCAACGCCTCCCCCACGCCGCAGGAGTTCGTGGTCCCGGTCGACCACGGCCGGCAGTGGCAGGTGGTCGTCGACACCTCCCGGCCGGAGGGGGTGCCGCCCGGCAAGGGCCCGAAGGTGGGCGCCGGGGAGCGGCTGCAGCTGACCGACCGCAGCCTCACAGTGCTGCAACGGCCCGCCTGA